Proteins from a genomic interval of Actinoalloteichus hymeniacidonis:
- a CDS encoding ABC transporter permease: MSVLAARADATESGWARVRRWRPGVVLSVLVLLITLAWATVPSVFAPGDPLAGVPARALTPPDATHWFGTDHLGRDLYTRVVHGTALSVAATAIAVALALVVGTVIGLLAGFLGGLVDDVLMRLVDVLLAVPPLLMSLTVITVLGSGTITVAIAVGVASVAGFARVMRAEVLRVRQATFVEAAVGGGVRPVRVLLRHVLPNATGPVGALTTVEFGQAFLAVAALGFLGFGAAPPQPEWGLLVSEGRGYLATSWWYTTLPGLVIVAVVLAATRLGRALKENGRRI; the protein is encoded by the coding sequence ATGTCGGTTCTAGCCGCCCGAGCGGACGCCACGGAGTCCGGATGGGCACGTGTCCGGCGATGGCGTCCGGGGGTGGTGCTGTCCGTCCTGGTGCTTCTGATCACGCTGGCCTGGGCGACGGTGCCCTCGGTGTTCGCGCCCGGTGATCCACTCGCGGGTGTGCCCGCGCGGGCGTTGACGCCACCGGATGCCACGCACTGGTTCGGCACCGATCACCTCGGTCGGGATCTCTACACCCGGGTCGTGCACGGCACGGCGCTGTCGGTGGCGGCCACCGCGATCGCGGTGGCCTTGGCACTGGTGGTGGGGACCGTGATCGGCCTGCTCGCCGGTTTCCTCGGCGGTCTGGTGGACGACGTCCTGATGCGGCTGGTGGACGTGCTGTTGGCGGTGCCGCCGCTGCTGATGTCGCTCACGGTGATCACCGTGCTGGGGTCCGGGACGATCACGGTGGCCATCGCGGTCGGTGTGGCCTCGGTGGCGGGGTTCGCGCGGGTCATGCGTGCCGAGGTGTTGCGGGTGCGGCAGGCGACGTTCGTGGAGGCGGCGGTGGGCGGCGGGGTACGCCCGGTCCGGGTGCTGCTGCGGCATGTGCTGCCCAACGCGACCGGGCCGGTCGGTGCGCTGACCACGGTGGAGTTCGGCCAGGCGTTCCTGGCCGTGGCGGCGCTGGGCTTCCTCGGGTTCGGCGCCGCGCCGCCGCAGCCGGAGTGGGGCCTGTTGGTGTCGGAGGGACGCGGCTATCTGGCGACGTCCTGGTGGTACACGACGCTGCCCGGTCTGGTGATCGTCGCCGTGGTGCTGGCGGCGACTCGGCTGGGTCGGGCGCTCAAGGAGAACGGGCGGCGAATATGA
- a CDS encoding MsnO8 family LLM class oxidoreductase: MSPTTPLPLSVLDLSPVPRGGTAARALADTIELAGLAENLGYHRFWLAEHHLNPGVASASPAVLIALVASATRHIRVGSGAVQISHLTPLLVAEQFGTIAQVHPDRIDLGLGHLDLGALQRRRTAGPPSGGTVASARVVDGLLVPAPARFGGSIATFELLARLLGYRPNEERQSYQDQVRDLLAFLDGEYRDPAGRAVHAVPAEGADLQTWVLGSSGGVSAQTAGAVGLPFAAGYHAAPAGVLDAVAAYRAAFVPSVSSPRPYVMVSADVVVAETDAEARRLATPFASWVLDIRTGRGAQPYPTPDEAEWRRWTAEERAIVQDRVDTQIVGSPATVVERLRTLARVTGADELLITTITSEHSDRVRSYELLAEAWQAIGRGGTDSDAAAQSTEVDVSNPAVAGNGLPVEREARSEAGAGASRPRLAVELDGAGRHPAAWRLPDAKPDRLSTAEWYVESVRRAEEGGLDFVAITDAFTPYSDRPGQVAGRLDAVAIAARVAPVTSSIGLVPTATVTHTEPFHLSKALATLDFVSLGRAGWEVAVSQTQAEADLFGRKDAAAAEVLWAEASDAAEVVVRLWDSWDDDAEIREVATGRFIDRDRLHYIDFDGEFFSVRGPSITPRPPQGHPLIVVGVHDPEAIGTAATHADVVRVSAPDLDSARAIRSRVRAEVAEAGRDPDEVSVLLDLEVLLAADGAAARAVLGELDGWAGAAVPARSLRVVGAPGEVADLIEQGFRSGAFDGVVFAPLALPGGLISIVEDVLPVLAERGLAETAVERANAVRSQGLRARLGLPARAASRFAAAEEPVSSAPIEKTAVGTDDRQKEQTR; the protein is encoded by the coding sequence GTGTCTCCCACGACGCCTCTGCCGTTGTCCGTGCTCGATCTGAGTCCCGTGCCGCGTGGCGGCACCGCCGCCCGCGCCCTGGCCGACACGATCGAGTTGGCCGGGTTGGCCGAGAACCTCGGCTACCACCGATTCTGGCTGGCCGAGCATCATCTCAATCCCGGGGTGGCCTCGGCATCACCTGCGGTGCTCATCGCCCTGGTCGCCTCGGCGACCCGGCATATCCGGGTCGGTTCCGGCGCCGTGCAGATCTCGCATCTGACCCCGCTGTTGGTGGCCGAGCAGTTCGGGACCATCGCCCAGGTGCATCCGGATCGGATCGATCTGGGCCTCGGCCACCTCGATCTGGGTGCCCTGCAACGCAGACGCACGGCGGGTCCACCTTCCGGGGGCACCGTCGCCTCGGCCCGGGTGGTCGACGGTCTGCTGGTTCCCGCGCCGGCGCGGTTCGGCGGCAGCATCGCGACCTTCGAGCTGCTCGCGCGGCTGCTCGGGTACCGGCCGAACGAGGAGCGTCAGTCCTATCAGGACCAGGTCCGAGACCTGCTGGCCTTCCTCGACGGCGAGTACCGCGACCCGGCCGGGCGTGCCGTGCACGCCGTTCCCGCCGAGGGTGCCGACCTGCAGACCTGGGTGCTGGGTTCCAGCGGCGGGGTCAGCGCGCAGACCGCCGGAGCGGTCGGTCTGCCCTTCGCGGCGGGCTATCACGCCGCGCCCGCCGGGGTGTTGGACGCGGTGGCGGCGTATCGGGCGGCGTTCGTGCCGTCGGTGAGTTCTCCCCGGCCCTATGTGATGGTCTCGGCGGACGTGGTGGTCGCGGAGACCGACGCCGAGGCACGTCGACTCGCGACGCCGTTCGCCTCGTGGGTGCTCGACATCCGCACCGGGCGCGGGGCGCAGCCCTATCCGACGCCGGACGAGGCCGAGTGGCGACGGTGGACGGCCGAGGAACGCGCGATCGTCCAAGATCGTGTCGACACGCAGATCGTGGGTTCGCCCGCCACGGTCGTCGAGCGGTTGCGCACCCTGGCCAGGGTCACCGGGGCCGACGAACTGCTGATCACCACCATCACCAGCGAGCACTCCGACCGGGTGCGTTCCTACGAGCTGTTGGCCGAGGCCTGGCAGGCGATCGGACGTGGTGGAACCGACTCGGATGCGGCAGCGCAGTCGACCGAGGTCGACGTCTCGAACCCGGCGGTCGCAGGCAACGGCCTTCCGGTCGAGAGGGAAGCGCGGTCCGAGGCGGGCGCCGGGGCCTCTCGTCCTCGGCTGGCCGTCGAGCTGGACGGGGCGGGCAGGCATCCGGCGGCGTGGCGGCTCCCGGACGCCAAGCCGGACCGGTTGTCGACGGCCGAGTGGTACGTCGAGTCGGTGCGGCGGGCCGAGGAGGGCGGGCTCGACTTCGTCGCCATCACCGACGCGTTCACCCCGTACTCCGATAGGCCGGGGCAGGTCGCGGGCCGACTGGACGCCGTCGCGATCGCGGCCCGGGTGGCGCCTGTGACGTCGTCGATCGGGCTGGTTCCCACCGCCACCGTCACCCACACCGAGCCGTTCCACCTGTCCAAAGCGCTGGCGACGCTGGATTTCGTGAGCCTGGGCCGCGCGGGGTGGGAGGTGGCGGTATCGCAGACACAGGCCGAGGCGGATCTCTTCGGCCGCAAGGACGCCGCAGCCGCCGAGGTGCTGTGGGCGGAGGCGAGCGACGCGGCGGAGGTGGTGGTCCGGCTGTGGGACAGCTGGGACGACGACGCCGAGATCCGCGAGGTGGCCACCGGTCGGTTCATCGACCGAGATCGCCTGCACTACATCGACTTCGACGGGGAGTTCTTCTCCGTACGCGGACCGTCGATCACGCCGCGTCCCCCGCAGGGCCATCCGCTGATCGTGGTCGGGGTGCACGACCCCGAGGCGATCGGTACCGCTGCGACCCATGCCGACGTGGTGCGGGTGTCCGCGCCCGATCTGGACTCGGCGCGGGCGATCCGCTCCCGGGTTCGAGCCGAGGTCGCGGAGGCGGGGCGGGATCCCGACGAGGTGTCGGTCCTGCTGGATCTGGAGGTGTTGCTCGCCGCCGACGGCGCCGCCGCCCGAGCGGTGCTCGGCGAGCTCGACGGGTGGGCGGGTGCGGCGGTGCCCGCCCGATCGCTGCGGGTCGTCGGTGCCCCCGGCGAGGTGGCCGATCTCATCGAGCAGGGCTTCCGATCGGGTGCGTTCGACGGGGTGGTCTTCGCACCGTTGGCGCTGCCCGGCGGGTTGATCTCGATCGTCGAGGACGTGTTGCCGGTGCTGGCCGAGCGAGGCCTGGCCGAGACGGCCGTCGAGCGCGCGAATGCGGTGCGGAGCCAGGGGCTGCGGGCCCGGCTGGGCCTGCCCGCCCGGGCGGCGAGCCGGTTCGCCGCAGCCGAGGAACCGGTGTCGTCGGCACCGATCGAGAAGACGGCCGTCGGCACCGACGACCGGCAGAAGGAGCAGACCCGATGA
- a CDS encoding BMP family ABC transporter substrate-binding protein, with protein sequence MPRPRRFAAVLSLAAVAAVSCNAASTESGADDGSGPSFVLVTPNPVGVNDFLKLSVAGVEAAAADHGGSSNVYESSDPASLQQNMAAAVREAPDVIVAVGFNFADVLAQEAERNPDQQFLFVDSCTEQEFANVTCATFREHEASYLAGAQAGLLTETDHVGAVVVLDSPQFHRFSDPFGEGATQTNPDVEFTQLFIGGQNPFNDPARAKELAGTLAGEGVDHVMGAASAAGNLGVFEAAEEGGFFAFGVDSNQCPASPGQVVDNVVKRTDVVITDGIDAILGGASGDNRSYGLAEDGLSLSGLLDDAGDSQCVIAEHPEVIEEIAALRDQIVAGEITVTDPAGS encoded by the coding sequence ATGCCGCGTCCCCGCCGATTCGCCGCCGTGCTCTCGCTGGCCGCCGTCGCCGCAGTCAGCTGCAACGCCGCCTCGACCGAGTCCGGAGCGGACGACGGGTCCGGGCCGTCCTTCGTCCTGGTCACTCCTAATCCCGTCGGCGTGAACGACTTCCTCAAGCTGTCCGTGGCGGGAGTCGAGGCCGCCGCGGCCGACCACGGCGGCAGCTCGAACGTCTACGAGAGCAGCGACCCCGCCTCGCTCCAACAGAACATGGCCGCCGCCGTGCGCGAGGCACCGGACGTGATCGTCGCCGTCGGTTTCAACTTCGCCGACGTGCTGGCGCAGGAGGCCGAGCGCAACCCCGACCAACAGTTCTTATTCGTCGACTCCTGCACCGAGCAGGAGTTCGCCAATGTCACCTGCGCCACGTTCCGGGAGCACGAGGCGAGCTACCTCGCGGGTGCGCAGGCGGGCCTGCTCACCGAGACCGACCACGTCGGCGCCGTCGTCGTCCTGGACTCACCGCAGTTCCACCGCTTCTCCGACCCCTTCGGCGAGGGTGCGACCCAGACCAACCCCGACGTGGAGTTCACCCAGCTGTTCATCGGTGGGCAGAACCCGTTCAACGATCCGGCCAGGGCCAAGGAACTCGCGGGCACCCTCGCGGGCGAGGGCGTCGACCATGTGATGGGCGCGGCCTCGGCGGCGGGCAACCTCGGCGTGTTCGAGGCGGCGGAGGAGGGCGGATTCTTCGCCTTCGGCGTCGACTCCAACCAGTGCCCGGCCAGTCCCGGTCAGGTCGTCGACAACGTCGTCAAGCGCACCGATGTGGTGATCACCGACGGCATCGACGCGATCCTGGGCGGCGCCAGCGGCGATAACCGGTCGTACGGGCTGGCCGAGGACGGCCTGTCGTTGAGCGGTCTGCTGGACGACGCAGGCGACTCGCAGTGCGTGATCGCCGAGCATCCCGAGGTGATCGAGGAGATCGCCGCGCTGCGCGATCAGATCGTCGCAGGAGAGATCACCGTCACCGATCCGGCGGGTTCGTGA
- a CDS encoding dipeptide ABC transporter ATP-binding protein → MSDAVLVVTDLHVQYRVNGRTVPAVRGLDLRIAPGEVVAMVGESGSGKSTAAHAVLGLLPGSGLRTRGRIEIDGVDVTEWSDRLLATVRGSRVGLVPQDPTVSLNPVVRVGAQVAEVLRLHGLADRRSAPERAVSILREVGIDDAPLRARQYPHELSGGLRQRVLIGIALACRPPLLIADEPTSALDVTVQRRVLDHLDVLTNRFGTASLLITHDLGVAADRAHRVLVMRHGRVVEQGPTETVLRSPSHDYTRELLAAVPGRRRVAPDGRRAAAKGRDSAAAPPIREAPLAVVEDVRKAFRVRLASGAHRLVEAVRGVSLSVGRRETLALVGESGSGKSTTARLLLRLTDVTSGTIRFDGRDITRLRGSDLRSLRSRAQLVYQNPYSSLNPRLTIEQVVAEPLVAFRRGDRRSRAARVAELLDQVALPAGTGDRRPGELSGGQRQRVAIARALALRPELLVLDEPVSALDVSVQARILDLLADLQQQLALSCVFISHDLAVVRQVSDRVAVMRGGELVELGERDEVFDRPRHPYTRELLASVAGGGLVAAESLGAAATHPPESDQRTAAGSLPP, encoded by the coding sequence ATGAGCGACGCGGTGTTGGTGGTGACCGACCTGCACGTCCAGTACCGGGTGAACGGACGGACGGTGCCTGCCGTGCGGGGGCTGGATCTGCGGATCGCGCCGGGCGAGGTGGTGGCGATGGTCGGCGAGTCCGGTTCGGGAAAGTCGACCGCCGCCCACGCGGTGTTGGGTCTGCTGCCGGGCTCGGGTCTGAGGACGCGGGGCCGGATCGAGATCGACGGCGTGGACGTCACCGAGTGGTCGGATCGACTGTTGGCCACCGTTCGCGGTTCGCGGGTCGGGTTGGTGCCGCAGGATCCGACGGTGTCGCTCAACCCGGTGGTGCGCGTCGGTGCGCAGGTCGCCGAGGTGCTGCGGTTACACGGGTTGGCCGATCGGCGGAGTGCACCGGAGCGGGCCGTGTCGATCCTGCGGGAGGTGGGGATCGACGACGCACCGCTGCGGGCCCGGCAGTATCCGCACGAGTTGAGCGGCGGACTTCGCCAGCGGGTGTTGATCGGGATCGCCCTGGCCTGCAGGCCGCCGCTGTTGATCGCTGACGAGCCGACCAGCGCGTTGGACGTCACGGTCCAGCGCAGGGTGCTGGACCACCTGGATGTGCTGACCAACAGGTTCGGCACGGCGTCACTGTTGATCACGCACGATCTCGGAGTGGCGGCGGACCGCGCGCATCGGGTGCTGGTGATGCGGCACGGCAGGGTGGTGGAGCAGGGCCCCACCGAGACGGTGTTGCGCAGCCCGTCGCACGACTACACCCGTGAGCTGCTCGCCGCCGTCCCCGGCCGACGTCGGGTCGCCCCGGATGGTCGGCGGGCGGCAGCCAAGGGCAGGGATTCCGCTGCTGCGCCGCCGATTCGGGAGGCGCCCCTGGCGGTGGTCGAGGACGTGCGCAAGGCGTTCCGGGTGCGGCTGGCCTCCGGGGCACACCGGCTGGTGGAGGCCGTCCGAGGGGTGTCGTTATCGGTAGGACGCCGGGAGACGCTGGCGCTGGTCGGCGAGTCCGGTTCGGGGAAGTCGACCACCGCGCGGCTGTTGCTCCGGCTGACCGACGTGACCTCGGGGACGATCCGTTTCGACGGGCGGGACATCACCCGGCTGCGTGGGTCGGACCTGCGGTCCCTGCGGTCCCGAGCGCAGCTGGTCTACCAGAATCCGTACTCCTCGTTGAATCCTCGACTGACGATCGAGCAGGTGGTTGCGGAGCCGCTGGTGGCCTTCCGCCGGGGTGACCGTCGTTCCCGTGCCGCCAGGGTCGCCGAGCTGCTGGATCAGGTGGCGCTACCTGCGGGTACCGGTGATCGCAGGCCGGGCGAACTCTCCGGTGGTCAGCGGCAGCGGGTCGCGATCGCCAGGGCGTTGGCGCTGCGGCCCGAGCTGTTGGTCCTGGATGAGCCGGTGTCGGCGTTGGACGTCTCCGTGCAGGCGCGCATCCTCGATCTACTCGCTGATCTCCAGCAACAGTTGGCCTTGAGCTGCGTGTTCATCTCCCACGATCTGGCGGTCGTACGTCAGGTGAGCGACCGGGTGGCCGTGATGCGCGGCGGCGAGCTGGTGGAGCTGGGGGAACGCGACGAGGTTTTCGATCGGCCGCGCCATCCCTACACCCGCGAGCTGTTGGCCTCGGTCGCCGGGGGCGGCCTCGTGGCGGCCGAGTCGCTCGGTGCCGCAGCGACGCATCCGCCGGAGTCGGACCAACGTACGGCGGCCGGGTCGCTGCCGCCCTGA
- a CDS encoding ABC transporter ATP-binding protein produces MPQQSPPPDPARRSDSESAAVLLRGITKRYPGVLANDRVDLAVATGEIHALMGENGAGKSTLMSILYGAVRPDAGSIELHGRPVRFAGPASAIAEGVGMVHQHFMLFPSLSVTENVVYGREPRRRGLLDRSAARARVAELIERFQLDVDPDATVRDLPLGVRQRVEILKLLYRDTRVLILDEPTAVLTPDEVDRLFEVLRGLAAQGRSVVLVTHKLGEVLAVSHTVTVLRGGRVAARIPTAEASPASLAEAMTGRTVELDVVHPPGSPGATVLDVEDLTLARRGGRPLVDSVSFHVRAGEIVGIAGVAGNGQSELIEAIVGLRRISEGRVRLHDVDITGARIAARRRAGLAYLPEDRGAVGSAPGASLAENLAAGFHRTSLRSRRGLLRPAALHAHARSIVERFGVRAADTRTPIRALSGGNQQKALLGREVTRDAPLLVVEQPTRGVDIASVHAVHAELIAYRDAGNAVLLVSAELSEIRGLCDRVLVCYAGRLLVELSREAATDARLGLAMAGEA; encoded by the coding sequence ATGCCTCAGCAGAGCCCGCCGCCCGATCCGGCGCGGCGATCCGACTCCGAGTCCGCCGCCGTGCTCCTGCGCGGCATCACCAAGCGGTACCCCGGCGTGCTGGCCAACGACCGGGTCGACCTGGCCGTGGCGACCGGCGAGATCCACGCGTTGATGGGTGAGAACGGCGCAGGCAAGTCGACGCTGATGTCGATCCTCTACGGAGCGGTGCGCCCCGACGCCGGGAGCATCGAGCTGCACGGCAGGCCGGTGCGGTTCGCCGGGCCCGCCTCGGCCATCGCCGAGGGCGTCGGCATGGTGCACCAACACTTCATGCTCTTCCCGAGCCTGTCGGTGACCGAGAACGTGGTCTACGGCCGGGAACCCCGGCGCCGGGGGCTGCTCGACCGGTCGGCGGCCCGGGCGCGCGTGGCGGAGTTGATCGAGCGGTTCCAGCTCGATGTCGATCCGGACGCCACCGTGCGCGACCTGCCGTTGGGCGTGCGCCAACGGGTGGAGATCCTCAAACTGCTGTACCGCGACACCCGGGTGCTGATCCTCGACGAGCCGACCGCGGTGCTCACCCCGGACGAGGTCGACCGGCTCTTCGAGGTGCTGCGGGGTCTGGCGGCGCAGGGCCGCAGCGTCGTCCTGGTGACACACAAGCTCGGCGAGGTGCTGGCGGTCAGCCACACCGTCACCGTGCTGCGTGGCGGTCGGGTCGCGGCCCGGATCCCCACCGCCGAGGCGAGCCCGGCGAGCTTGGCCGAGGCGATGACCGGCCGCACGGTCGAATTGGACGTGGTGCATCCGCCGGGCTCCCCCGGTGCGACCGTGTTGGACGTCGAGGACCTGACGTTGGCCCGACGCGGCGGTCGTCCGCTGGTGGACTCGGTGTCGTTCCACGTTCGGGCGGGCGAGATCGTCGGCATCGCGGGAGTGGCGGGCAACGGCCAGAGCGAGTTGATCGAGGCGATCGTCGGCCTGCGCCGGATCAGCGAGGGTCGGGTTCGACTGCACGACGTCGACATCACCGGGGCACGCATCGCCGCCCGGCGGCGGGCCGGGCTGGCGTATCTGCCGGAGGACCGGGGCGCCGTCGGTTCGGCGCCGGGTGCCTCCCTGGCGGAGAACCTCGCGGCGGGTTTCCATCGGACCTCGCTGCGATCGCGGCGCGGACTACTGCGACCGGCCGCCCTGCACGCCCACGCCCGCTCGATCGTGGAGCGCTTCGGAGTCCGCGCCGCCGACACCCGGACGCCGATCCGGGCGTTGTCCGGCGGCAACCAGCAGAAGGCGCTGCTGGGCCGGGAGGTCACCCGGGATGCTCCGCTGCTGGTGGTCGAACAGCCGACCCGTGGGGTGGACATCGCCTCGGTGCATGCCGTGCACGCCGAGCTGATCGCCTATCGGGACGCGGGTAACGCCGTGCTGCTGGTGTCGGCGGAGCTGAGCGAGATCCGCGGCCTGTGCGATCGAGTGCTGGTCTGTTACGCAGGGCGACTGCTCGTCGAGCTGTCCCGGGAGGCGGCCACCGACGCCCGGTTGGGCCTGGCGATGGCGGGTGAGGCATGA
- a CDS encoding LLM class flavin-dependent oxidoreductase, which produces MKLGVLSLGSTAPDPVSGRVPSTTERFEEVLRLAELAEESGLDYFGFGEHHAGRTVASAPPVVLAAVAARTQRIGLISTVTLLSTLDPVRVAEDYATVDQLSHGRVEVIIGKGNSADPYPLFGYDREHQWELLAEHHGLLRRLWRDEPVTFTGRFRGPLREVTTLPRPTRVPPIWHGVATSLHSPELAARHGEPIFVANAIQPLENYARLVDHYRRVWAEQGHDPAAARVGCGGQLYIGRSSQAARSELRPYYEALWSDRDPTRDRGGIGDEPSGTTLEDHVRDGGLFTGSPAEVIDKIGRYHERLGQDTMIFGVELGGLPPARVADSLFRFAEEVAPALRAL; this is translated from the coding sequence ATGAAACTGGGAGTGTTGAGCCTCGGGAGTACCGCGCCGGACCCGGTGTCGGGCCGCGTGCCGTCGACGACCGAACGTTTCGAGGAGGTGCTTCGCCTCGCGGAGCTGGCCGAGGAGTCCGGACTGGACTACTTCGGTTTCGGCGAGCATCACGCTGGGCGCACGGTGGCCAGTGCTCCGCCGGTGGTGCTCGCGGCCGTCGCGGCCAGGACGCAGCGCATCGGGTTGATCTCGACGGTCACGCTGTTGAGCACGTTGGATCCGGTGCGGGTCGCCGAGGACTACGCGACCGTGGACCAGCTCTCGCACGGCCGTGTCGAGGTCATCATCGGCAAGGGCAACTCCGCCGATCCTTATCCGCTCTTCGGCTACGACCGGGAGCACCAGTGGGAGTTGCTCGCCGAGCATCATGGCCTGCTGCGCAGGCTGTGGCGGGACGAGCCCGTCACCTTCACCGGCCGGTTCCGTGGCCCGCTGCGGGAGGTCACGACCCTGCCTCGACCGACGAGGGTTCCGCCGATCTGGCACGGGGTGGCCACGAGCCTGCACTCCCCCGAGCTGGCCGCCCGCCATGGCGAGCCGATCTTCGTGGCCAACGCCATCCAGCCGCTGGAGAACTACGCGCGGCTGGTGGATCACTACCGGCGGGTCTGGGCGGAGCAGGGCCACGATCCGGCTGCGGCGCGGGTCGGTTGTGGCGGGCAGCTCTATATCGGCCGCAGTTCGCAGGCGGCGAGGTCGGAGTTGCGGCCCTACTACGAGGCGTTGTGGTCCGATCGCGACCCGACCAGGGATCGGGGCGGTATCGGGGACGAGCCCTCGGGCACGACGTTGGAGGATCACGTCCGCGATGGCGGGCTGTTCACCGGCAGTCCCGCCGAGGTCATCGACAAGATCGGCCGCTACCACGAGCGACTCGGCCAGGACACGATGATCTTCGGGGTGGAGCTGGGCGGTCTGCCGCCCGCCAGGGTCGCCGACTCGCTGTTCCGCTTCGCCGAGGAGGTCGCGCCGGCGCTCCGCGCGCTCTGA
- a CDS encoding NtaA/DmoA family FMN-dependent monooxygenase (This protein belongs to a clade of FMN-dependent monooxygenases, within a broader family of flavin-dependent oxidoreductases, the luciferase-like monooxygenase (LMM) family, some of whose members use coenzyme F420 rather than FMN.) — MSTTRKQIHLAAHFPGVNNTTVWSDPASASQIDFASFVHLAQTAERGLFDFFFLAEGLRLREHLGRIFDLDVVGRPDTFTVLDALAAVTSRLGLIGTINATFNEPYELARQFASLDHLSGGRAGWNVVTSSDAFTGENFRRGGYLAHSQRYERAEESVAVARKLWDAWRAGTVPVDVERGVFVEPGSVSTVEHRGAQFSITAAPGLPAGPQGHPVVLQAGDSDQGREFGATRADAIFSRHGTLEAGQAFYRDMKARAVRHGRSADDLKILPGVTVVVGDTDADAQERAEHIRRQQVGPQTAIATLERIWGRDLSAYDPDGPLPEDDPVVDGTPVVRGRTRESTAPVEIARQWRALAEERGLSIRELVIETTARQSFIGSAAEVARQLDEHVQADAADGFILVPHLTPGGLDEFVDRVVPELQDRGVFRTEYTGNTLRDHLNLPHPHRRTREL, encoded by the coding sequence ATGAGCACGACCCGTAAGCAGATCCATCTCGCGGCGCACTTTCCCGGGGTGAACAACACCACGGTGTGGAGTGACCCGGCCAGTGCCAGCCAGATCGACTTCGCGTCCTTCGTGCACCTCGCGCAGACCGCGGAGCGCGGGTTGTTCGATTTCTTCTTCCTGGCCGAGGGGCTGCGACTGCGCGAGCATCTCGGTCGGATCTTCGACCTCGACGTGGTGGGGCGACCGGACACCTTCACCGTGCTCGACGCGCTCGCGGCGGTGACCAGCCGACTCGGTCTGATCGGCACGATCAACGCGACCTTCAACGAGCCCTACGAACTGGCCCGCCAGTTCGCCTCGCTCGATCACCTCTCGGGCGGGCGGGCCGGGTGGAACGTGGTGACCTCCTCGGACGCCTTCACCGGGGAGAACTTCCGGCGGGGCGGCTATCTGGCGCACTCACAGCGCTACGAGCGTGCCGAGGAGTCGGTCGCGGTGGCTCGCAAGCTGTGGGACGCGTGGCGGGCAGGCACGGTGCCGGTGGATGTCGAGCGAGGCGTGTTCGTCGAGCCGGGCTCGGTGTCCACGGTGGAGCATCGGGGCGCGCAGTTCTCGATCACCGCCGCGCCCGGGCTGCCCGCAGGTCCGCAGGGGCATCCGGTCGTGTTGCAGGCCGGCGACTCGGATCAGGGGCGCGAGTTCGGCGCGACCCGGGCCGATGCGATCTTCTCCCGACACGGCACCCTGGAGGCCGGGCAGGCGTTCTACCGGGACATGAAGGCACGGGCCGTGCGGCACGGGCGTTCGGCCGACGACCTGAAGATCCTGCCCGGGGTCACCGTCGTCGTCGGGGACACCGACGCCGACGCCCAGGAGAGGGCCGAGCACATCCGCAGGCAGCAGGTGGGCCCGCAGACCGCGATCGCGACCCTGGAACGGATCTGGGGACGTGATCTGTCGGCCTACGATCCGGACGGTCCGCTGCCCGAGGACGACCCGGTGGTCGATGGGACGCCGGTCGTGCGTGGCCGTACTCGCGAGTCGACGGCGCCGGTCGAGATCGCCCGGCAGTGGCGGGCGCTGGCCGAGGAACGCGGGCTGAGCATCCGCGAGCTGGTGATCGAGACGACGGCACGGCAGTCGTTCATCGGCAGTGCCGCCGAGGTAGCCCGGCAACTCGACGAGCACGTCCAGGCCGACGCCGCCGACGGTTTCATCCTGGTCCCGCACCTCACTCCCGGTGGACTCGATGAATTCGTGGACCGGGTGGTTCCCGAGCTGCAGGACCGGGGCGTCTTCCGGACCGAGTACACCGGGAACACCCTGCGCGATCACCTGAACCTTCCGCATCCGCATCGCCGCACCCGAGAGCTCTGA